One part of the Flavobacterium johnsoniae UW101 genome encodes these proteins:
- a CDS encoding DUF6572 domain-containing protein gives MSIEDKNLIDLISVDKQGILVLTISDHLKWDDKNEHLLLLQEKINSYLDFIENGQLDESYPDKADKKIMIQIVFKYQPNKTAEDFLEKAGETVKGIGYGFNFYQLNQ, from the coding sequence ATGTCTATTGAAGATAAAAATCTAATAGATCTTATTAGCGTAGATAAACAGGGAATATTAGTTCTGACGATATCTGATCATTTAAAGTGGGATGATAAGAATGAACATTTATTACTTTTACAAGAGAAGATAAATAGTTATCTGGATTTCATTGAAAACGGTCAATTGGATGAAAGCTATCCTGATAAAGCTGATAAAAAAATTATGATACAAATTGTTTTTAAATATCAGCCGAACAAAACAGCTGAAGATTTTTTAGAAAAAGCTGGAGAAACTGTTAAAGGAATTGGTTATGGTTTTAATTTCTATCAGCTTAATCAATAA
- a CDS encoding zeta toxin family protein, with protein MNKNLYIIAGCNGAGKTTASFTILPEILQCKEFVNADEIAKGLSPFQPEKAAFEAGRIMLHRINELLANNEVFAFETTLATKSYKQKVIAAQEKGYKVVLLFFWLNSVDLAIERVKTRVQEGGHNIETDVIKRRYKNGITNLFDIYLPIVNEALIFDNTAVKAELIAQKTLGNDIEVINEIKFDKLKNDQSWENTKQQQRHRLRRRL; from the coding sequence ATGAATAAAAATCTTTATATAATAGCAGGCTGTAACGGTGCAGGTAAAACTACAGCCTCATTTACAATTCTTCCTGAGATATTGCAGTGTAAAGAATTTGTAAATGCGGACGAAATTGCCAAAGGGCTTTCTCCTTTTCAGCCCGAAAAGGCAGCCTTTGAAGCGGGAAGGATAATGCTTCACAGAATCAATGAATTATTAGCCAACAATGAAGTCTTTGCTTTCGAAACGACTTTAGCCACTAAAAGCTATAAGCAGAAAGTGATTGCAGCTCAGGAAAAAGGCTATAAAGTGGTGCTTTTGTTTTTTTGGCTCAATAGTGTTGATCTCGCAATCGAGAGGGTTAAAACAAGAGTTCAGGAAGGCGGTCACAATATTGAAACCGATGTTATTAAACGCAGGTATAAAAATGGAATAACTAATTTATTTGATATATATTTGCCTATAGTTAATGAGGCATTGATTTTTGACAACACAGCTGTAAAAGCTGAATTAATAGCACAAAAAACTTTAGGCAATGACATTGAAGTTATAAATGAAATCAAGTTCGATAAACTCAAAAATGACCAATCATGGGAGAACACAAAACAACAACAACGACACCGACTCAGAAGAAGATTATAG
- a CDS encoding tyrosine-type recombinase/integrase → MENKKPDLENYLRGIVAEKTAQSYLYTINHFLKTNPKAKRYQYKDIVKHMDKVSRKQCNVQYRIRILSAIKKYYDYLVMYGYRNDHPCRKLNIKIKGNQTIQVQDLFNSSELQHLMERENRYKHLDVRNNVLISLLIYQGLASDEIARLALKDVDLDNGTAYIKGSANLNKRTLELVPKQMILFHNYINETRPALLRGSSDKFILTKLGQPIVVNSIHAMIEPLRGLFPDRKLNPQTIRMSVICNWLNEKNIPLERVQELAGHKWPGTTEKYIKANALEQRGLINRYFPSI, encoded by the coding sequence ATGGAAAACAAGAAACCAGATCTGGAAAATTACCTCAGAGGAATTGTAGCTGAAAAGACAGCGCAGAGCTATCTCTATACAATCAACCATTTTTTAAAGACCAATCCAAAAGCTAAGAGATACCAGTATAAGGATATAGTAAAGCACATGGATAAAGTCAGCCGGAAGCAGTGCAACGTGCAGTACCGAATCAGAATACTGTCAGCCATCAAAAAATATTACGACTATCTGGTGATGTACGGCTATCGAAATGACCATCCCTGCAGAAAGCTTAATATCAAAATTAAGGGCAACCAGACCATTCAGGTTCAGGATCTGTTCAACAGCTCGGAATTACAGCATTTAATGGAACGGGAGAACCGCTACAAGCATCTTGACGTGAGAAACAATGTTCTGATTTCCCTTTTAATCTATCAGGGGCTGGCAAGCGATGAAATAGCAAGGCTGGCTCTAAAGGATGTTGATCTGGATAACGGCACAGCTTACATTAAAGGTTCTGCCAATCTCAATAAAAGAACGCTGGAGCTTGTGCCTAAGCAGATGATACTGTTCCACAATTACATAAATGAAACCCGTCCTGCTTTACTGCGTGGGAGCAGTGATAAATTCATATTGACAAAGCTTGGACAGCCTATTGTAGTGAACAGCATTCATGCCATGATTGAGCCGTTAAGAGGACTATTCCCTGACAGAAAACTAAATCCGCAGACAATCAGAATGAGCGTAATCTGCAACTGGCTTAACGAGAAAAACATTCCATTGGAAAGAGTTCAGGAACTGGCAGGTCATAAATGGCCAGGGACAACTGAGAAATATATCAAAGCGAATGCTTTGGAACAGCGGGGATTGATAAATAGATATTTTCCAAGCATATGA
- a CDS encoding tyrosine-type recombinase/integrase: protein MAFGEFVKVRNYKQGRSNLYKNIITEFLVWLEQAGISRIQNVASKESVRYLDYLSSRPKKRGNGILAEKTIKLHLFVQGLFQVYLLENKEIQNAYYIPSITGGTQKPRNILTIEEIKLVYHHAENEMEKALLSIAYGCGLRRSEIASLDLKDVNLIKGMLVVRQGKGNKRREVPMSDTVLQYLTKYVRDERPERLTGRNQNEEAFFINSRGRRSTGENLNEILNKMIEQTGKFELVQKEITLHCLRHSIAFHLAENNAGIDFIRSFLGHTQINTTYIYAVQNKKRKPVVNF from the coding sequence GTGGCATTCGGAGAATTTGTAAAAGTCAGGAATTACAAGCAGGGACGGTCAAACCTCTATAAAAACATCATAACGGAATTTCTGGTCTGGCTGGAACAGGCAGGAATCAGCAGAATCCAGAATGTGGCCTCAAAAGAATCTGTGAGGTATCTGGATTATCTTTCTTCAAGACCAAAGAAAAGAGGAAACGGCATTCTGGCTGAAAAGACCATCAAACTGCATCTTTTTGTTCAGGGGCTTTTTCAGGTATATCTGCTGGAAAACAAAGAAATCCAAAATGCCTATTATATCCCATCCATCACTGGCGGAACGCAGAAACCCAGAAACATTCTCACAATAGAAGAAATAAAACTTGTTTATCATCACGCTGAGAATGAAATGGAAAAAGCTCTGCTTTCCATTGCCTACGGATGCGGACTGAGAAGATCAGAGATTGCCAGCCTTGATCTGAAAGATGTGAACCTGATAAAAGGAATGCTGGTTGTCAGGCAGGGTAAAGGAAACAAGAGACGTGAAGTTCCCATGAGCGATACGGTTCTGCAGTACCTGACAAAATATGTCAGGGATGAGAGGCCTGAAAGGCTGACAGGGAGAAACCAGAATGAGGAAGCCTTTTTCATCAACAGCAGAGGCAGAAGATCGACAGGAGAAAACCTAAATGAGATATTAAACAAAATGATTGAGCAGACTGGCAAATTTGAACTTGTCCAGAAAGAAATCACGCTTCACTGCCTGCGCCACAGCATTGCCTTTCATCTTGCAGAGAATAACGCGGGAATTGACTTTATACGCAGTTTTCTGGGGCATACCCAGATAAATACAACCTACATCTATGCGGTGCAGAATAAAAAACGCAAACCAGTCGTAAACTTCTAA
- a CDS encoding RNA-dependent RNA polymerase family protein, translated as MEKIRLQMQEARPDVPLSIAELPEGHSLNDMWVNYGAEGISNLLKSAKTEKAGEGLQIVNGYKISYKGLSGTFFVLGNLPMDLGNLRISLQIVEYNTNRKHRLKIDLFDFAGVQSQCTDLSEKQGFDYDSLEKDLVTLTDLLEQHRESLFEAEINPIAERFAEKELTPQAQENAVAFLTKPKLLENIDRLLEQNGIVGEEENRIVLFILASSYKMPYLMHGLVQGSSGEGKSHLINGIAGCMPQEDVMNMTRITSKSLYHYRDKELINKLIIIQDFDGLDEEAQYAFREMQSAKFLTSSTVVKDIFGNNRGRIKQVQAHFASLTTTTKAEVYYDNMSRSVILGVDESQEQTLRIIKKQNLKTAGQSDDQKEEQAKQLLRNVMRVLKSYEVVNPFADKLSLPLEARMLRRLNSQFQNFVCQITILHQYQRKTDTKGRLITDKADIKSAVDVFFSSIIIKVDELDKSTRQFFENLKDFIKKQKEGTSKKFTAREIRQGLNISKTSAFRYMHLLQELEYIQPVEGSFNRGFKFMISYWDDMEKLKTRIRKELHRQLEEF; from the coding sequence ATGGAGAAGATCAGATTACAAATGCAGGAGGCAAGACCAGACGTTCCGCTTTCAATAGCGGAACTGCCCGAAGGGCACAGTCTGAATGACATGTGGGTCAATTATGGAGCGGAAGGGATATCGAATCTTTTAAAAAGCGCAAAAACGGAAAAAGCAGGCGAAGGACTGCAGATTGTAAACGGCTACAAAATCAGCTACAAAGGCCTTTCGGGGACTTTCTTTGTTCTGGGAAACCTGCCGATGGACTTGGGGAATCTCAGGATTTCGCTTCAGATTGTGGAATACAATACCAACAGAAAACACAGGCTTAAAATCGACCTGTTCGATTTTGCAGGCGTGCAGAGCCAGTGCACGGATCTTTCAGAAAAGCAGGGTTTTGATTATGACAGTCTTGAAAAGGATTTGGTAACGCTTACCGATCTTCTGGAACAGCACAGAGAATCGCTTTTTGAGGCTGAAATAAACCCGATTGCGGAACGTTTTGCCGAAAAAGAGCTTACGCCTCAGGCGCAGGAAAATGCGGTCGCATTTCTCACAAAACCAAAACTGCTTGAAAATATAGACAGGCTTCTGGAACAGAACGGCATTGTGGGGGAAGAAGAAAACAGAATCGTGCTTTTCATCCTGGCATCAAGCTACAAAATGCCCTATCTGATGCACGGGCTTGTGCAGGGTTCAAGCGGTGAGGGAAAAAGCCATCTGATAAACGGCATTGCAGGATGCATGCCTCAGGAGGACGTGATGAACATGACACGCATTACAAGCAAATCGCTTTACCATTACAGGGATAAGGAACTGATCAACAAGCTGATTATCATTCAGGATTTTGACGGGCTTGATGAAGAGGCGCAGTATGCCTTCAGGGAAATGCAGTCCGCCAAATTCCTGACCAGCTCCACTGTGGTAAAAGACATATTCGGAAACAACAGGGGAAGAATCAAACAGGTTCAGGCGCACTTTGCCAGCCTTACCACAACCACAAAAGCTGAGGTGTATTACGACAACATGAGCCGTTCTGTGATCTTGGGCGTGGATGAAAGCCAAGAACAGACGCTTAGAATCATTAAAAAGCAGAATCTTAAAACAGCAGGACAGTCAGACGACCAAAAGGAAGAGCAGGCAAAACAGCTTTTAAGAAATGTGATGCGCGTGCTTAAATCCTACGAGGTTGTAAACCCGTTTGCCGATAAGCTCAGCCTTCCGCTGGAAGCCAGAATGCTCAGAAGATTAAACTCGCAGTTCCAGAACTTTGTCTGCCAGATTACAATCCTGCACCAGTACCAGAGAAAAACCGATACTAAGGGAAGGCTGATCACCGACAAAGCAGATATAAAATCAGCCGTAGATGTTTTCTTCAGTTCCATTATCATCAAAGTGGACGAGCTTGATAAAAGCACCAGACAGTTTTTTGAGAACCTGAAAGACTTTATAAAAAAGCAGAAAGAAGGAACATCAAAAAAGTTCACGGCAAGAGAGATCAGACAGGGACTCAATATCAGCAAGACATCTGCTTTCAGATACATGCATTTACTGCAGGAATTGGAATACATCCAGCCTGTAGAGGGTTCATTCAACAGGGGCTTTAAATTTATGATCTCCTACTGGGATGATATGGAAAAACTAAAGACCAGAATCAGAAAAGAACTGCACAGACAGCTTGAAGAGTTCTAA
- a CDS encoding helix-turn-helix domain-containing protein: protein MSTLTKPNHMGRKISRIRELKDMKQEALAQAMGTNQQTVSILENSEEIDDEKLAEVAKALGVSVEAIKNFSDEGVINYFNTFSDNSINQGPIGNQNICHFNPLDKLVEVYEENKKLYERLLKSEQDKIEYLEKLLKAK, encoded by the coding sequence ATGAGTACATTAACAAAACCAAACCACATGGGGCGCAAGATCAGCCGTATCCGTGAACTGAAAGACATGAAGCAGGAAGCACTCGCACAGGCTATGGGAACAAACCAGCAGACTGTTTCTATATTAGAAAATAGTGAAGAAATAGATGATGAAAAATTGGCAGAAGTAGCAAAAGCCTTAGGAGTAAGCGTGGAAGCAATAAAAAATTTTTCTGATGAAGGCGTGATTAATTATTTCAACACTTTTAGTGACAACAGTATTAATCAAGGACCAATAGGCAACCAAAATATTTGTCATTTTAATCCTCTTGACAAACTAGTTGAAGTTTACGAAGAAAATAAAAAACTGTACGAAAGATTATTGAAATCTGAACAAGACAAAATTGAATATTTGGAAAAATTACTAAAAGCCAAATAA
- a CDS encoding DUF4240 domain-containing protein: protein MKKVKFIVVFLMFTIISCQHTNKNDIEKSNKTVLEFIKSDKMDKDEFWKIIDYSIANSKNDKLEKEKIIVEKLSAYSPEQIIEFEIILRQLIIQADDFKTMAAQKIIEDYVSDDSYIYFRCWLIGKGEEIYKGTIRNPDFLSDRIAQDDDFYFEGLLYVATSAYKIRTGIKEEDESFPRDVAILKGLDYDFVAPPTKGVDWKEEDLPRTYPKLWRLFN, encoded by the coding sequence ATGAAAAAAGTTAAGTTCATAGTGGTATTTCTAATGTTTACAATTATTTCATGCCAGCATACAAATAAAAATGACATAGAAAAATCCAATAAAACAGTTTTAGAATTTATAAAAAGTGATAAAATGGATAAGGATGAATTCTGGAAAATAATAGATTATTCAATTGCAAATTCCAAGAATGATAAATTAGAAAAGGAAAAAATTATTGTTGAAAAATTATCAGCTTATTCTCCTGAGCAAATTATTGAATTTGAAATAATTCTAAGACAGCTCATTATCCAAGCTGACGATTTTAAAACAATGGCTGCTCAAAAAATTATTGAAGATTATGTGTCTGATGACAGTTATATATATTTTCGCTGTTGGCTAATTGGAAAAGGGGAAGAAATTTATAAGGGAACTATTAGAAATCCTGATTTTTTGTCAGACAGAATTGCTCAAGACGATGATTTTTATTTTGAAGGTTTGCTGTATGTTGCGACATCGGCCTATAAAATAAGGACAGGCATAAAAGAGGAAGATGAAAGCTTTCCAAGAGATGTGGCAATTCTAAAAGGTTTAGACTATGATTTTGTGGCACCGCCAACAAAAGGCGTGGATTGGAAAGAGGAAGATCTACCGAGAACTTATCCTAAATTGTGGAGGCTTTTTAATTGA
- a CDS encoding immunity 26/phosphotriesterase HocA family protein, with product MNFELSNREREYLGLEEIKPNWEKVILKGDTYREPSILYFEDNIIKRHIISTSNQYIETQYNEITKNREILVPKTAKGKEQKLTASVLSTKTPIGVYVSLNVFGDFWIGNHSTKTTFFSSYWEDRKKRKENKLSYWIENFINNSDENHLREISKFKNANKQNVKYKSGDFFAYKVDRTNFSFGRVLLDITKLRKNNILEKSHGLTLLMGTPVLVKLYPYISTKKNIDIKILENLTALPSDFMMDNHLHYGEYEIIGNKKLEDSEFEFPISYGRSISYESANVFLQWGFIHKELPLTKFNKYISGENIFLPEDSASRFMSNPYGYYSCGFSTHYYKTDIIETIKNNNVFDFNRDPYYKTEFDLRNPKNDTLKNEIMAEFGLNSNLSYDENCKIAGIESTSKILENLK from the coding sequence ATGAATTTTGAATTGTCAAATAGGGAAAGAGAATATCTTGGGCTGGAAGAAATAAAACCTAATTGGGAAAAAGTGATTTTAAAAGGAGATACTTACCGCGAACCAAGTATTTTATATTTTGAAGACAATATCATTAAAAGACATATTATATCAACTTCAAATCAGTACATAGAGACCCAGTATAATGAAATAACCAAAAATAGAGAGATTTTAGTTCCGAAGACAGCTAAAGGAAAGGAACAGAAATTAACTGCTTCAGTTTTGTCTACAAAAACTCCTATTGGCGTATATGTTTCCTTAAATGTTTTCGGAGATTTCTGGATTGGCAATCACAGTACTAAAACGACTTTTTTTTCGAGCTATTGGGAAGACAGAAAAAAAAGGAAAGAAAATAAATTGAGCTATTGGATTGAAAACTTCATAAATAATTCTGACGAGAATCATTTACGAGAGATCAGTAAATTCAAAAATGCTAATAAGCAAAATGTAAAATATAAATCAGGTGATTTTTTTGCATATAAAGTTGATAGAACAAATTTTAGTTTTGGAAGAGTTTTATTAGATATTACTAAGCTGAGAAAAAATAATATCCTTGAAAAAAGTCACGGATTAACTCTATTAATGGGAACTCCTGTTTTAGTTAAGTTGTATCCATATATTTCAACGAAGAAAAATATAGATATTAAAATTTTGGAAAACTTGACAGCCTTGCCGTCTGATTTTATGATGGACAATCATCTGCATTATGGAGAATATGAAATTATTGGAAATAAAAAGTTAGAAGATAGTGAATTTGAGTTCCCTATCTCTTATGGTAGAAGTATTAGTTATGAAAGTGCAAATGTTTTTTTGCAATGGGGATTTATCCATAAAGAACTTCCTTTGACTAAATTCAATAAATATATAAGTGGGGAAAATATTTTCCTGCCTGAAGATAGTGCTTCAAGATTTATGTCAAATCCTTACGGATATTATTCTTGCGGTTTCAGCACTCATTATTACAAAACCGATATTATTGAAACGATTAAGAATAATAATGTTTTTGATTTCAATCGTGATCCATATTACAAAACTGAATTTGATTTAAGAAATCCAAAAAATGATACGTTAAAGAATGAAATTATGGCAGAATTTGGATTAAATTCAAATTTAAGTTACGATGAAAACTGTAAGATAGCTGGTATTGAATCAACTTCGAAGATTTTAGAAAATTTAAAATGA
- a CDS encoding plasmid mobilization protein has protein sequence MMERENSNRSRRITLRLTEKEYAKIESLFKASTCRKLSDYIRRHLFCRPITSTYRNQSLDDLMEETVVLSSELRAIGNNINQIARKVNTLKMIPDFKGHLYLFEVQRKKLSDKMEEISSHTQKISEQWLQS, from the coding sequence ATGATGGAAAGAGAGAATTCAAACAGATCACGCAGGATAACCCTGCGCCTGACAGAGAAAGAGTATGCAAAAATTGAAAGCCTGTTCAAGGCAAGCACGTGCAGAAAATTAAGCGATTATATTCGCAGACACTTATTCTGCAGACCGATCACAAGCACTTACCGCAACCAGTCTTTGGACGATTTAATGGAAGAAACCGTCGTTCTCTCTTCAGAACTCCGTGCAATTGGAAACAACATCAATCAGATTGCTAGAAAAGTAAATACACTGAAAATGATTCCCGACTTCAAAGGGCATCTGTATCTGTTTGAAGTGCAGAGAAAAAAGCTTTCTGATAAAATGGAAGAAATTTCAAGCCACACCCAAAAAATATCGGAACAATGGTTGCAGTCATAA
- a CDS encoding relaxase/mobilization nuclease domain-containing protein: MVAVIKTSRSINSILNYNENKVKEGVAECISAVNYPLKLENLNFTHKLNRFLKLSSLNQNAKRNSVHISLNFDPSENHSKEKLIEIAETYMEKIGFGRQPYLVYQHHDAGHPHLHLVTNNIQRDGKRIDLHLIGVKKSETARKEIEEIFGLVKAEGRKQKKDFSLKPIDVGKIQYGKVESRKAINSVLNKILFEYKYSSLPELNAVLNLYNVHADRGSEESRVFKNYGLLYKILDQNSKPIGVPIKASEFYSRPTLKFLEGKFKTNEVQKESSKRHVKNAIKLAFIRENIFSPEKLSKILEQESIHMILRKSNEGQLYGITYVDHKTRSVFNGSSLGKEFSAKGIQESCAMNILELERKHQNSVSTNSENFQDIESKKYVKENLVDILFRGEKVYDYISEQIKRTKRKKIHRKI, encoded by the coding sequence ATGGTTGCAGTCATAAAAACCAGCCGTTCCATAAACAGCATTCTGAATTACAATGAAAACAAAGTTAAGGAAGGAGTTGCTGAGTGCATCAGTGCCGTGAACTATCCTCTTAAATTAGAGAATTTAAACTTTACCCATAAGCTGAACCGCTTTTTAAAACTGTCATCATTGAATCAAAATGCAAAGCGGAACAGCGTTCATATTTCACTCAACTTTGATCCTTCGGAAAATCATTCTAAAGAAAAGCTGATTGAAATTGCAGAAACTTATATGGAAAAAATAGGTTTTGGAAGACAGCCCTATTTAGTGTATCAGCACCATGATGCAGGGCATCCGCACCTGCATTTGGTCACAAACAATATTCAAAGAGACGGGAAAAGAATTGATCTGCATCTGATAGGCGTTAAAAAATCAGAGACTGCAAGAAAAGAGATAGAAGAAATTTTCGGACTGGTAAAAGCTGAAGGAAGAAAGCAGAAAAAAGATTTCTCTTTAAAGCCGATAGATGTAGGCAAAATTCAATACGGAAAGGTAGAGTCTAGGAAGGCGATCAATTCAGTTTTAAACAAAATTCTATTTGAGTATAAATATTCTAGCCTGCCTGAACTCAATGCAGTTTTAAACCTTTACAATGTTCATGCCGACAGAGGAAGCGAAGAATCGAGAGTTTTTAAAAATTACGGACTTCTTTACAAGATACTTGACCAGAATTCAAAGCCGATTGGAGTGCCCATAAAAGCAAGCGAATTCTACAGCAGGCCTACCTTAAAATTTCTGGAAGGAAAGTTTAAAACTAATGAAGTGCAGAAAGAATCATCCAAAAGGCATGTAAAGAATGCCATAAAACTAGCTTTTATTCGTGAAAACATATTTTCGCCCGAAAAATTATCCAAGATATTGGAACAAGAAAGCATTCATATGATATTAAGAAAAAGCAATGAAGGACAGCTTTACGGAATAACCTATGTTGACCATAAAACCAGATCCGTCTTCAACGGAAGCAGTCTGGGGAAAGAATTCAGTGCAAAAGGAATTCAGGAGAGCTGTGCTATGAATATTCTTGAACTTGAAAGAAAGCATCAAAATTCTGTTTCAACAAATTCTGAGAATTTTCAAGATATTGAATCGAAAAAGTATGTAAAAGAAAATCTTGTTGATATACTTTTTCGTGGGGAAAAAGTATATGATTATATTTCAGAACAAATCAAACGAACAAAAAGAAAAAAAATACATAGAAAAATATAA
- a CDS encoding ATP-dependent nuclease, with protein MHLKSITVKNFRRLKKTQIDLEKDDSIFVGANNSGKTSATYLLYRFLEDQKAKFSLHDFSSHCWKIFDDLGNSETLLKASEFPSISLDLWFQIQSSDLHRVLDLLPSLEWQNAPVGARVEFSVKDVSTLMENYKQAKSKAVANKKEQYHPWPKNLSDYLRKNLNQEFNFKFYVLDFEKFDNDFNQEEGYEPLTLGNDTDRSGSKIIKSIIKVDILNAQRHLTDNNSARSEDLSKRMNRFYERNLRKKENDYEAMRALDNSEKELTAHLSEVFAPTLQSLNNLGYRGFNDPKLLIKAALNSEMIASQTKLHYALSDDPELMALPDQYNGLGFKNLIYMVIEILDFHARWMDDEENRAPLHLVIIEEPEVHLHAQLQQVFIREIRKVIQKAETSEFFATQVVISTHSPHIIYESGFKPIRYFQREIDDDGHQKSNVLNLSTFYDGSRPKTIKFLQQYMKLTHCDLFFADGTILVEGNVERLLLPMMINKSASELNASYITIIEVGGAFAHLFKKLINFLGLKCLIITDIDSMLGRDETSKTLSSTVCFDNKTPFKDSPDSLENGESASNILNEDDEDDEDDEDDEDEDDEDEDEDEDEDEDVKKENKNGKCPTDTENAVTSNQTLIKWLPKLSKISELFEANDDAKTQIPSAISKSHVFITYQTPQKVTWEGKSKKISGRTIEEAFALENLAWTQKVEHKDLKLRVITLIDNRSLDEVKDRLYRRINLNNFNKTDFALRLMMKNSEEWKVPSYIDLGLKWLQKQLSEEQQIIKKTITVQKKDPKPKKNNKKQDQI; from the coding sequence ATGCATTTAAAATCTATTACAGTTAAAAATTTTAGAAGGCTAAAAAAAACTCAAATTGACTTAGAAAAAGATGATTCAATTTTTGTTGGCGCAAATAATAGTGGAAAAACTTCGGCTACCTATCTTTTATATCGCTTTTTAGAAGATCAAAAAGCTAAATTTTCTTTGCATGACTTTAGTAGTCATTGTTGGAAAATATTCGATGATTTAGGTAACTCGGAAACTTTACTAAAAGCCTCGGAATTCCCGTCAATTTCTCTCGATTTATGGTTTCAAATTCAAAGTTCAGATTTGCATAGAGTATTAGATTTACTACCAAGTTTAGAATGGCAAAATGCTCCTGTTGGAGCTAGAGTTGAATTCAGTGTAAAGGATGTTTCCACACTTATGGAAAATTATAAACAGGCTAAAAGTAAGGCAGTCGCGAACAAAAAAGAACAATATCATCCTTGGCCTAAAAATCTCTCTGATTATCTACGGAAAAATCTTAATCAAGAATTCAATTTTAAATTCTATGTTCTTGACTTTGAAAAATTTGACAATGATTTCAATCAGGAGGAGGGATATGAACCGCTAACATTAGGAAACGACACAGATAGATCTGGGAGTAAGATAATAAAATCAATAATAAAAGTTGATATCCTAAATGCTCAAAGGCATCTTACAGATAACAACTCGGCTAGATCTGAAGACCTCTCAAAAAGAATGAATCGTTTTTACGAGAGAAATCTTAGGAAAAAAGAAAACGATTATGAAGCGATGCGAGCTCTTGATAATTCTGAAAAAGAATTGACAGCTCACTTATCCGAAGTTTTTGCACCAACATTACAAAGTCTAAATAATTTAGGATACAGAGGCTTTAATGACCCTAAACTTCTTATTAAAGCAGCTTTGAATTCTGAGATGATTGCTAGTCAGACTAAATTACATTATGCTCTTAGTGACGATCCAGAGTTAATGGCTTTACCTGACCAATATAATGGTCTAGGATTTAAGAATCTTATATATATGGTAATTGAAATTCTTGATTTTCATGCTCGGTGGATGGACGATGAAGAAAATCGAGCACCACTTCATCTAGTAATTATTGAAGAGCCAGAAGTTCATCTTCACGCTCAGCTTCAGCAGGTTTTTATTCGTGAAATTCGTAAGGTAATTCAAAAAGCTGAAACAAGTGAGTTTTTTGCTACACAAGTTGTAATATCTACTCATTCCCCTCACATAATTTACGAAAGCGGTTTTAAGCCCATACGTTATTTTCAACGAGAAATAGATGATGATGGACATCAAAAGTCAAATGTTCTAAATCTTTCTACATTTTACGATGGTTCGAGACCAAAGACAATAAAATTTCTTCAGCAATATATGAAGTTAACTCATTGCGATCTTTTCTTCGCTGATGGAACAATTTTAGTAGAAGGAAATGTTGAAAGATTGCTTTTGCCCATGATGATCAATAAAAGTGCCTCTGAGCTTAATGCTTCTTATATAACTATTATAGAAGTTGGTGGTGCTTTCGCTCACCTATTCAAAAAGCTTATAAATTTCTTAGGGTTAAAATGCTTAATAATAACGGATATTGACAGTATGTTAGGAAGAGATGAAACATCGAAAACCTTGTCTTCAACCGTGTGTTTTGATAATAAAACACCATTTAAAGATAGTCCAGATTCTTTAGAAAATGGGGAATCTGCTAGCAATATTTTAAACGAAGATGATGAAGATGATGAAGATGATGAAGATGATGAAGATGAAGATGATGAAGATGAAGATGAAGATGAAGATGAAGATGAAGATGTAAAAAAAGAAAATAAAAATGGGAAGTGTCCAACCGATACAGAAAACGCTGTCACTTCAAATCAGACTTTAATAAAATGGTTGCCAAAATTATCAAAAATTTCAGAATTATTCGAAGCAAATGATGATGCAAAAACTCAAATTCCATCTGCGATATCTAAGTCTCATGTATTTATAACATACCAAACGCCACAAAAAGTTACTTGGGAAGGTAAAAGCAAAAAAATATCTGGGCGAACCATTGAGGAAGCATTTGCATTAGAAAATTTGGCTTGGACGCAAAAAGTTGAGCATAAAGATTTGAAATTGCGTGTTATAACATTAATTGATAACCGATCACTTGATGAAGTTAAGGATCGTTTGTATAGGAGAATTAACTTAAATAATTTTAATAAAACTGATTTTGCGCTAAGACTGATGATGAAAAATTCCGAAGAATGGAAAGTTCCATCGTATATCGATTTAGGATTAAAATGGTTGCAAAAACAGTTATCCGAAGAGCAACAGATTATTAAGAAGACAATAACAGTGCAAAAAAAAGATCCTAAGCCAAAAAAAAATAATAAAAAACAAGATCAAATATGA